One segment of Aquimarina sp. BL5 DNA contains the following:
- a CDS encoding glycosyltransferase family 87 protein: protein MGVLDKHKFWIYILPFIIFGIYYLVRSFWFLPHDFANYYFGAYFLDRGLFPTIIYDPIWFNQNIFEIQKDVFASYAPNTPFLAMFFWPFTLLSFSAAKLVFNIISLFLFIYALRNLFNEYKIPYIHYITILLLFFFPIKNNILFGQVYLLLFFLISEGFLAYKRNNYFKMGSFWGLAILLKVFPIILFAFLLFRKKVKGLIILSCCSLIFLGISIYVNGIDSWTFFFENILAKANKGEISGEFIKSYQSILMFLKHVFISHQIKNPFPLIDNSYYYHFFLLLSKIILVGYGLYFSYKKNYPIQAFSYWILATYLLSPYGSNYNSVLLIFIVISVLSNTFDFKNKGKVGILFLLFLVSNLPINYFFDFPLPLSFFKLFLFISLWLILILKQHTSYKSHVAIVSFGIILSLLVTSLSQEKSAIQSKGIIAFKNHQESIIYDYTIKNGFLVYKYWSDKGSQTRITNYKITSINYDDIYLKDNNVFYLDKQITDDTTNKLKPAIVNGNTLIYLSDYQRGFGFYNFQKVMINN, encoded by the coding sequence ATGGGGGTTTTAGACAAACATAAATTCTGGATTTATATACTACCATTTATAATATTTGGTATCTATTATTTAGTTAGGTCCTTCTGGTTCTTACCACACGATTTTGCAAACTATTATTTTGGAGCTTATTTTCTCGATCGTGGACTTTTCCCAACAATCATATACGATCCAATTTGGTTCAATCAAAATATATTCGAAATTCAAAAAGATGTTTTTGCTAGTTATGCCCCAAACACTCCTTTTCTTGCGATGTTCTTCTGGCCTTTTACTTTATTAAGCTTTAGCGCAGCTAAACTTGTTTTTAATATTATAAGTCTTTTTTTATTTATTTATGCTTTAAGGAATTTATTCAATGAATATAAAATACCATATATCCATTACATTACTATTCTTTTACTGTTTTTTTTCCCTATTAAAAACAATATCCTATTTGGTCAAGTGTATTTATTACTTTTCTTTTTAATTTCTGAAGGATTTTTAGCTTACAAAAGAAATAACTATTTTAAAATGGGAAGTTTTTGGGGACTGGCCATTCTTTTAAAAGTCTTTCCGATCATCCTTTTTGCTTTCTTACTCTTTAGAAAAAAGGTTAAAGGATTAATCATTCTTTCATGTTGTTCTCTTATATTTTTAGGAATTTCCATCTATGTAAATGGTATAGATTCTTGGACTTTTTTCTTCGAAAACATATTAGCAAAAGCGAATAAAGGAGAAATATCTGGAGAGTTCATTAAAAGCTATCAATCCATTTTAATGTTTTTAAAACATGTCTTCATTTCGCACCAAATAAAAAATCCATTCCCACTAATTGATAATTCTTACTACTATCACTTTTTTCTTTTATTATCTAAAATTATCCTAGTAGGATATGGACTATACTTTAGTTACAAAAAAAACTATCCTATACAAGCATTTTCTTATTGGATATTAGCTACTTACCTATTATCTCCTTATGGAAGTAATTATAATAGTGTTTTATTGATATTTATAGTAATAAGCGTACTTTCCAATACTTTTGATTTCAAAAACAAAGGTAAAGTTGGCATCCTTTTCTTACTATTTCTAGTAAGTAACCTTCCTATAAACTATTTTTTCGACTTTCCTTTACCCCTATCTTTTTTTAAACTATTTCTATTTATAAGTTTATGGTTGATTCTAATATTAAAGCAGCATACATCGTATAAATCCCATGTAGCTATAGTAAGCTTTGGCATTATTTTAAGTTTACTCGTTACCTCTTTATCACAAGAAAAATCTGCAATACAATCTAAAGGTATTATTGCATTTAAAAACCATCAAGAATCTATTATTTATGATTATACCATCAAAAATGGATTTCTGGTTTATAAATATTGGTCAGACAAAGGAAGCCAAACAAGAATAACAAACTACAAAATAACATCAATCAATTATGATGATATTTATTTAAAAGATAATAATGTGTTTTATTTAGATAAACAAATAACAGATGACACAACTAATAAGCTGAAACCAGCTATTGTAAATGGAAATACATTAATTTATCTTTCAGATTATCAAAGAGGATTTGGTTTTTATAATTTTCAGAAAGTAATGATCAATAATTAA